From the genome of Brassica oleracea var. oleracea cultivar TO1000 chromosome C4, BOL, whole genome shotgun sequence:
TTACATCCTCAATCAGTAACCTAAGCCGCTTAAACACCTTAGACCTTTCGTATAACAAGTTCACCGGTCCTTTTCCCAATATACAGAACTTAACCCTTCTTTCTTATATTGACCTTTCTAATAATGACTTTTCTGGAACCGTTCCTTCTTATCTATTCACCATGCCTTCCCTATGGTATATTAATCTGCGCCAAAACCATCTTACACACCCTCGTGAGGATATAAATTCTTCTGAAACCTCGAAGCTTCAACATTTAGACATGGCCAATAACCTTTTGAGCTGTCGAATCCTAGAACCTATCTCAAAGTTAGCCAAGCTCACAGAACTCGACCTATCTTTTCAGAACACACCCGACACAATTAACTTCGACTCCTTGCCTTTCAAGTCTCTAGAGTCTTTAGATCTTTCCGGGAATGTTATAACGAGGCTTAATATCGGTTCGAAAAATTTGCAGGAGCTAACCTTGTCGAGCTGAAACATCACCGAGTTCCCCACCTTTATTAAGACCTTACGGAGCTTGCAGAAATTAGACCTTACGGAGCTTGCAGAAATTAGACCTTTCCAAAAATAGAATTGTAGGAAAAGCGCCTTCCTTGCGCTACAATTCTTTCCTTTCAAACGCCTTTCATGGATCGTTCCCAATGATTCCACCCACCATGCAGACCATTTACGCATCGAATAATCATTTCACAGGAGACATACCTCTTTCATTGTGCAACGCAAGTGGACTTGGTCGCCTTGATCTATCGAACAACAATTTCAGTGGTTCCATTCCCCGTTGCTTGATAAGCAAGTCACTGGGAACGTTGAAACTTCATAACAATAACCTTATTGGTACACTTCCCTACATAGAAAAAAGTGGGTTACAAATACTTGATGTTGGCCACAATCAAATCAGTGGGAAGCTTCCGAGGTCTCTAGTCAATTGCACAAGCCTGATGTTTCTTAACGTGGAGAACAATAGAATCAATGACACCTTCCCTTTCTGGCTGAAGGCTTTGCCCGATCTGCAAATCATTGTTCTGAGATCAAACAGATTCCACGGTCTCATTTCTTCTCCTAGAAGCCATCATCCATTCCCGGCGCTGCGGATACTTGACATATCCCATAACAACTTTTACGGGAGTTTGCCAGGAAATTACTTTGCTAATTGGAGTTCACCTTTGCTTAAGATCCCTAGAGCTGATTATCCCTGGCTTAAGTACACAGGAGAACAGCACTCTACGTATACCCCGGAGTATTACCCTTCCATTTATATGAGAAACAAAGGATTAAATATGGAGCTGGAAAAGATCCCAGAGGCATTCACAGCAATTGCTATCTCTGGGAACAGGCTTGGAGGGGAGATTCCAGAATCCGTAGGTCTCTTGAAGTCGTTGATTATGTTGGATTTATCTAACAACAGTTTCACAGGTCATCTTCCATCGTCTTTGGCCAACCTCAAACAACTTGAGTCACTTGATCTTTCTCAAAACCAACTTTCTGGAGAAATTCCTCAGGAGCTAAGAGTCCTCACCTTCTTGGCTTACCTTAACGTTTCGCATAACAAACTCACTGGCCAAATACCGCAGAGTACACAGATTGTAGGGCAACCTAAAGCCTCCTTTGAAGGGAATATGGGTCTTTGTGGTCTTCCTCTTCAAGAATCTTGCTTCAGGGACAATGTACCAACATCAACACCGCAGACGCCAGAAAAAGTGTTGAACTGGGAAGCAGCAGCAATAGGCTATGGACCCGGAGTGTTGTTTGGACTAGCAATCGGACAAGCCCTTGCTTTATACAAACCAATGCTGTTCTATAAGTTGTTTCGCCTTTAATAAACGAACAACACAACTTTTGTATTTTTTTTTTCCAGCTATATATTTTTGTGGAAGAAGTTTGAAAGTGACCTGTCAAGGGGTGGGTAGACTTCGTTACCGGTGTTATTCTCCACATGCACCTCTACTAATTTGCAAGATGGGGTTCCAACAGAGAGCTGCTGAGGGTTCAATGCCTATCTGGATCATCAAAATCAATTTTAAAATATTTAATTACTGAATTTAGACATTTGATCAACTGTTTTGGCAACAAAAAAATATAGTTATGATGTTAGGTACATAACACATAGTACATATTATCAATTAATCATAAGATTTGTGTAAGTAATGAATGATATATTGATATTGTCCAATAATATATGTGTAGATGCGTGATCATCTGATGGCGTTAGGTTTGGTATACAATCATCATTTACTTTATTCTATCATCAATTGGGCTCATATACCTTCCTAAACTAACAAAGTAACAGGAAACTAAAACTGGATTTGGCTTTGCTTTAACAATAACTTTAAATCCATTTGGTTAACATATACACTATAATATCTATTTGGCCTGGACCTGTGTCTTTTACTCTCCAAACCATCTACAGTTCAGCAGTATTCATCTTTTATATATTAAAAAATACAAATCCAATAATAAACCATGATGTTGCTGTAGCAAGTTGCTATAAATTAAGCAAACTTTGACCTTTTCACTTTATTCTCATTCTGCTTTTGTCTTGGTAAACAAACTATAAAAAAGCAGAACCTCATCACAATCTCTCAACACACAGAACTTCAAACATCAATCAAAGCCTTATACTCTCTTCTAAAGAAAAAATCAAATGGATGACATATCAGTGGGCAAAAGCAACCATGGAAACGTTGTTGTACTAAACATCCAAGCTTCTCCTGTTTCAAAAACTTCACTTCCTTCTTCTCCTCCCAAATATCCACCATTGTTATCTGTCCACTTCTTGCAAAAGGTGAGTTCTTTTTTCAAAACCCATTGAGGAAAAACTGCTTAATTCACACTTCTTCTTCTTCTTCTTCTCCGTACCCTTTTTGATGTTTTCTTGTTCACTTAATCTGCAGCTTATAGCAGAACTCGTGGGAACTTACTACTTGATATTTGCGGGTTGTGCCGCTATTGCCGTGAACGCTCAACACAACAATGTAGTGACTCTTGTGGGCATTGCAGTCGTTTGGGGTCTAGTGGTAATGG
Proteins encoded in this window:
- the LOC106340867 gene encoding receptor-like protein 12 encodes the protein MIPPTMQTIYASNNHFTGDIPLSLCNASGLGRLDLSNNNFSGSIPRCLISKSLGTLKLHNNNLIGTLPYIEKSGLQILDVGHNQISGKLPRSLVNCTSLMFLNVENNRINDTFPFWLKALPDLQIIVLRSNRFHGLISSPRSHHPFPALRILDISHNNFYGSLPGNYFANWSSPLLKIPRADYPWLKYTGEQHSTYTPEYYPSIYMRNKGLNMELEKIPEAFTAIAISGNRLGGEIPESVGLLKSLIMLDLSNNSFTGHLPSSLANLKQLESLDLSQNQLSGEIPQELRVLTFLAYLNVSHNKLTGQIPQSTQIVGQPKASFEGNMGLCGLPLQESCFRDNVPTSTPQTPEKVLNWEAAAIGYGPGVLFGLAIGQALALYKPMLFYKLFRL